In Thermoanaerobaculia bacterium, the genomic window ACCACAGAGATCCGTATGGGGTCCCCGTTCAACATTTGCCGGATTTCCATTTCCGGCCCCTGGGTTCCTGACCTGCCTGAGACGGACTGGCAGGATCTGAAGGCTCTCCGTGAGGACGGTGAGGCTCTGGCCCTGGTTCGATGGGATACGCCCGGAAACGTGCCGGGATTCAGGATTTACCTGCTCAACCGTGAGTCCGAGACGGTCACGGTCAGCGAAAGGTTCCCCGGATGCTGTCAGGAGCTTACGTGGATGGACAATATCACACTGACCTGGCAGGCTTTCCCGGATCTTCAGGGATCCTGGAACAGCCGTATCGAATCGCAGGAGAATCCTGAATATTGAATCGAAAAACAGAAAACAAATCGATTTTACGCAGGAATCGTTGTAACCAACAATTGACAAATCCGGGGAAATAGCGGATTGTAGTATCAGTGAAGGGATGTTGCTTTCTCCATTCCTGGAGGGAAAATGAAACAATCTATCCTGCTGGCGCTATTGTCCATTCTGTCCATCCCACTCCTTTCATCGGGATTATACGCAGGAGAAACCCCAACTTCCCTCTCCGGGATCTCTCTTTCCCAATCGAATGAAAGTCTTGATACCTGGTGGAATGAGGTTCAGGGGAACCTTTCAGAGGAAGAGTATTCCATCTCCTGGCAGGAGGAAACCTCCCTGCCGGAATCACCTGGGATCTGGCAGGCCCCCAATCGAGCCCAGAACCTCCGTGTCTTTTTTTCGAATCGCGGTTATCAGATCGTTCCCAGGGAAGAAACCCCTCCCTCCTGGATGTGGGGATTAAGTATTGAAACGTGGGGAAGAGTCAGTTCCGTCCGGCCTGTCGAAGGCGAAAACGCCGAGGTCAGGGGAAACTCAATCACCTGCTTCCACAGGGACCTGAGGGAAACGTTTCAGAACACTCCGGAAGGAATCCAGCATCGCATTTCCATCCCTGTTCAACCCGATCGTCCTTCCTTGGATGGAGACAACCTGGTCATCAATTTTTCCGTCGTCGGGACTCTCCACCCGGAAATCCAGGAAAGGAGCCGAACAGTCGAACTCTCGATTCCGGGAGGAAAAGCTGTTCTTCGTTACACAATTACAGGCGTAACGGATTCCGCCGGCATATCCCTGCCTGCTTATCTGGAGGGACGGACGGAGCACGGTACGCCGATCCTCCGCCTCGTCGTCATGGATCAGGATGCGGAATACCCCATCGAGATCGACGGCCTGACCAATACTTCGGTCTGGAGCGTCAGTGGAGTCAACCCCAATGAATGGCTTGGCTACTCGGTGAAGGTCGCAGGAGACGTCAACGGAGACGGGTACGACGATGTCATCGTGGGAATTCCCCAGCAGAATTCCTGCAGGGGCAAGGTCAATGTCTATTACGGATCTCCCTCGGGACTTTCGACGTCCCCAAACTGGACCACAACCGGAGCCATGGTTGATGCCTATTATGGTTTTTCGGTATCCACGGCCGGGGATGTCAACGGGGACGGGTACAGTGATGTGATCATTGGATCAGCAGAGTATTCCAATGGACAATCCAGAGAAGGTGCCGCCTACGTATTTCATGGATCGTCCTCCGGGCTGGCCACTACACCGGCCTGGATGAAGGAGAGCAACATTGCGGATGCCTATTACGGATTTTCCGTCTCCACCGCCGGGGACATCAACGGGGACGGCTACGGCGACGTGATCGTGGGGGCACCCAGGGTCACTGATTCCACCCAGTGGCAGGGGCAGGTCTGGGTCTATCACGGTTCTTCCTCCGGTCTTTCCACCACACCCGCCTGGACCAAGATGGGTGGGTCGTACATGGTCCAGTACGGGTACTCCGTGTCCACGGCCGGAGACGTGAACGGGGACGGCTATGGTGACGTCGTCATCGGAGGGCCCTTTTATGACTACGACCCGCTCTATTCCAGGGGGAGGGCCTATTTCTACAGGGGCTCAAGCTCAGGTCTGGAAAGTTCGGCAAGCTGGTACATCGAAGGGTACCACCTCCATGGCGAGGTGGGATTTTCCGTATCCACGGCGGGAGACGTGAACGGAGACGGGTACGCTGATCTTCTGATCGGAATTCGCAACCATGGATTCCACGGTGTTGCGGAGGTCTATTTCGGCAGCTCTTCGGGACCCTCTTCCTCGCCCAGCTGGTCTTACTCCTATGGAAATTCATCCTCACTCGGAACGTCCGTATCCACGGCCGGGGATATCAATGGCGATGGTTACGCGGACATTATCGTGGGAGACCCCACGTACGACGGATGGAATGGACGAACGTACGTCTTTACGGGATCGGCGACGGGACCTTCTTCCAATCCTTCCTGGATTAAGATTTCGAACGAAGGCTACGGGTATTTCGGTTTTTCCGTTTCGACGGCCGGCGACACCAATGGAGACGGGTTCAGCGAGATTATAATCGGTGCCTACGGGTGGAATACCAGCGAATACGGTGATGAGGGAATGGCCTTCGTGTACAACGGGGGAAGCAACGGCCTGTCGACTCAGCCTCAATGGGAACAAAACGGAGCGAATGTCTTTTCCCTTTTCGGATTTTCCGTATCCGACGCGGGTGACGTGAACGGGGACGGGTATGGAGATGTCCTGGTCGGGGCACCGGAATATGACAATGGAGAAGCCAATGAAGGCCGCGCCCTCCTCTACCAGGGAACCTCGTCGGGACTCAGTACGACCTACAGCTGGTCCGGTGAAGGGAACCAGGAAAACGCCCGGTTCGGCTATTCGGTCTCCGGCGCAGGGGACACGAATGGAGACGGGTATGGCGACGTGGTCATCGGAGCTCCCGGATATTCTTCCGAGGGCAGTGAAACTGGCCGTGTCTTTATTTATAACGGCACATCCTCGGGTCTGGTCTCAGCCCCCACGTTAGCCATCGATGGCAGCTCTCCCGACGCAATGTTCGGATACTCAGTCTCCGAGGCCGGGGACGTGAACGGCGACGGTATGGGGGATATCCTCGTGGGTTCACCTTATTATGATGGAGGATTGACACAGCGAGGCCTCGTACAGGCCTACGCCGGATCGGCCAACGGGGTGTCTTCCACACCTCTCTGGTCTTCTATTGGAGAGAACAGTTTTGCTTACTTCGGAATCTCTGTAACCGGCGCAGGCGATGTCAACGGAGATGGCTACAGCGATGTTTTGATCGGATCCAGCGGCTTCAGCGGCGGCGAAGTTTCCGAGGGAAAGGCCTATCTCTACCAGGGTTCAGTTTCCGGCCCCTCTTCCGCTCCTGCCTGGACACAGGAATCGAACCAGGCCGATGCCCGATTCGGGATTTCCGTCTCCCGGGCCGGCGATGTGAACGGGGACGGGTTCGGGGACATCCTGATCGGAGCCGATCACTATGAAAACGGCCAATCGGGTGAAGGACGAGCCTTCGCGTACTACGGTTCAGCGCTGGGACTCTCCGGCTCTCCCGCCTGGACAAAGGAATCCAACCTTGTGAATGGAATGTTCGGACAATCGGTATCCACCGCCGGCGACGTGAACGGGGACGGATATTCCGACGTACTGATCGGGATTCCGGGCTACACCAACATTGAAACCGGCGAGGGGAAGGCCGAGCTCTACCTCGGATCCTCTCTGGGACTTGGATCCACGGCCGCATGGAGCATCGAAAGCAACCAGCAGGACGCCGGTCTGGGCTCGGCGGTATCCCTGGCGGGCGATGTGAACGGAGACGGATACTCGGACATTCTGGTCGGTGTGCCCTGGTTTGATGATACCCTGCAGGACGAGGGGCGGGCAGGCGTTTACTACGGGAACTGCTGTTCATCCAAACCCCTTCGGCCCCGTCAGTACCGCAGCGACAACACTGCATCCGTGGCGGTTCTGGGAGCCTCCGACGGCATCAACTCCTTCCGTCTTCTCACCCTCGGACGAAGCCCCTTTGGACGCGGCCGGCTCAAGCTGGAGTGGGACGTGAAACCCTTCGGAACCCCACTCGATGCATCCACAGCGGACCGGGCCCCTTCATGGACCGGGTCGGGAGTGTCCGGGACGACGTTGAACCAGACCGTAAGCGGATTGACGGAAAACACCCTCTATCACTGGCGGACCCGGGTTCTCTATCACCGGGCGACCTATCCCTACCAGGCCCACGGCCCCTGGATGACGATCCCCATGAACGGCAGGGAGGAAGCCGACATCCGCCTGATTATCGATACGGACGGGGACTCGGTACCCGACTCTGCGGACAACTGCCCGGATGATTTCAACCCGTACCAGGAAGACGGGGACAGGGATGGGATCGGAGACGCCTGCGCCGTGACCAATGTTTCGATTGACAAGACCGACCTGGACGATCCCGTTATCCTGGGCGATCCGTTGACCTACCTTCTCACAGTTTCCAACCTGGGCCCTCTCCAGGCCAACCATGTCACGCTCACCGATTTCCTCCCCTCCGATTTCCTGCAGACCTGGACCGATGACGACATCTCCATCGATGAATTCGGGGGCGGTGCCGGGGACCAGGTTCAGTGGGACTACGGGAACGGGTGGATTGAACTGCCGGAGAACTCGGACACCGAACGCCAGCTTCTGGAAGACGCCATTCCTTCGGGCTGGATCGACATGACGGGGAATGTCCTCCTCTACCATATGGAAAATGACTGGAGCGATTCGAGCGGCCAGGGCCACTCCGGGACGGCCGTGGGAGGAACAATCTTTACCTCGTCATCGCAGGTAGGAACGGGGGCGGGGCTCTTCGACGGTGTGGACGACCGGGTGGACTGCTCCTACTTTGACATCGGGAACACCTTCACGATTGCCCTGTGGGTCGATATTGAAAATACGGGTAAAGAACAGGCCCTGGTCGGGAAGCACGACGCCGCGGGTGGAAACCAGGTTCTCATGGGCCTCTACAATGGCGGATACCATGTCCGGATTCGAACAGAGACTTATGAGGATGGCGCGATCCAGTCCGGGTGGCAGTACCTGGCCGTCGTCGGCAATCAGCAGGGTTCCTCCACAAACGTGACGTTCTACCGCAACGGAATTCCGTTGTGGACCCACACCCTGGCCTCCACCGTGGGGGACATCTCCGGCGGTCTGGCCTGGACGCTGGGGCAGGACTGGGACTCCGGCCCCGCCACCAGCGATTTCTTCGACGGTTCCATGGACGAGCTGGCCATCTGGAGCCGGGCACTGAGCCTTGCGGAAATTCAGGAAATCTTTCGTCGGCAGGCCCCCCTTTACGGCTCCTTCTGGTCGACGATCAAGGATATCCAGCAGGACGTCACCCTGCACGATCTCGCATGGGTTCCCTCACAACCTGCATACAAGGAACTCCCGGATAACGAGGAAACGGAGACAGGATATCCCCGGGGAAACCTGGACATGACCGGGAACACCCTCCTCTTCCATTTGAATGAAGCTTCGGGCAATATCGGAGACTCGTCCGGAAACGGGCATGTAGGAATCCCCCGGAACGGGGTGACCTATGGAGCGGAGGGCAAGCTCAACCGGGCCCTGCAGTTCAACGGAACCACTTCCTACGTCGAAACGGAATATGCGGCCGACCTCAACCCTTCCCAGTTCACCCTTTCCCTCTGGGCCATGGTCACGGGAGGCGCGGGGACTTACCGTTCCATCCTGACGTCCCGCGGCACGTACGAGGGATACATGCTCTATGCGGGAACGGATGACGCATGGTCTGCGTGGATTGGAAACGGGAGCGGATGGGTGCAGGTCAAGGGATCTCCCGTCATGGAGAATCGGTGGACCCACCTAGGCGTCACCTACGATGGAACCACACTGAGATTCTTCCAGGACGGAGTCCAGGTAAACCAGGCCACTTCAGCCTTTGACCCGAATCCTTCCTATCCGCTGAGGATCGGGGCCGGGGCCACGGAAGGCGCACCGCAATTCTACCTGCCCGGCCTGGTCGACGAGGTGGCCCTCTTCTCCCATGCCCTCTCTCCCGACGAAATGACGACCCTCTATGAAAGAGGGGCTCTCCGACTCAAAGTTCAGGTTCGAGCCTGCGATGACCCGAACTGTATCGGCGATAAATTCGTCGGACCCGACGGAACAAAGGACACCTGGTACACGGAGCAGGACAATACCGCCCTCAATCCGCCGAAGTTCGCCCTGACCGGACTCTCACCCTCCCGCTATTTTCAGTACCTTGTCCGATTTGAACGTGATGCCATGGGAGCATCTCCGGAGCTGGAGGAAGTCTCCTTCAGGGCAACCGCAGGGTCCGTCATACCGGACCAGGGATCCTGTTCCGGAGTCGATCCACTCACCTGCGACCTCGGCTCGATTCCCTCGGGTGGTTCGGTCCAGGTCACGGTCACCGTTCTCCCCTCTTCAACAGGAACGATTTCCAATTCCGCCGCGGTGAGCATCGGGGAGATTGATTCTCTTCTCACCAACAACACGGATAGCGAAGAGACGCTTGTGCTTTCACCGGACGGGGACTCGGATAATGACGGGGTTCTCAATGGAGAGGACTGCAGCCCCCTGGACGATCAGGTATGGCATATCCCGCAGTATGCGGTCGACGATCTGCTGGCGCTCGGAAACGAACCTACGGTCTTTTCCTGGACAGAACCGGAAGCCACGGGCTGTACGGCTCCGACCTACGATCTCATCCGAAGCACGTCCCCGGACGATTTTTCGGGAGCTTCATGCAAAGAATCGAGCATCTCGATCACGACCGGACAGGATGAAGATCCGGCTCCCGGTCCCGGGATCACCTATTTCTACCTGATTCGCGTAGAGAATCCATGCGGGGAAACCCTGGGAAAGGACTCTACGGATACGCCCCGGACCGGCATCGCATGTCCCTGAGCCCACTCGATCGCTGGGACCTGACTCAGCTCAGGCTTCATTGACTCCCTTCCTCCCCGGGGATACACTACTTTCTTAGCATTGAGCATTGAAAATTCGACGTAATTTACATCCTCATCCATGGATTCACAGGAAGGAAGGCAATATGCAAAAACGCACACTGGGAAAGAGTGGCCTGAAGGTCTCGGCACTCGGACTCGGCTGTATGGGAATGAGCTTCGGATACGGCCCTCCTGCCGACCGGAAGGAGATGATCTCTTTGATCCATAAGGCCTTAGATCGCGGCATTACCTTTTTCGACACGGCCGAGGTCTATGGTCCCTTCACAAACGAAGAACTTGTGGGTGAAGCTCTCGAATCCCACCATGGAAAGGTGGTCATCGCCACCAAGTTCGGATTCAGGCTCGATCCCGATGGGGGGCCGAAATGGGTAGGCCTGGACAGTCGGCCGGCGCACATCCGGGAAGTGGCGGAAGGCTCGCTCCGGAGGCTCAGGGTTGAGGCCATCGATCTCTTCTATCAGCACCGCGTCGATCCCGAAGTCCCCATCGAAGAAGTGGCGGGAACGGTAAAAGACCTGATCGAGGAAGGCAAGGTGAAGCACTTCGGCCTCTCCGAGGCGGGCCCGGAGACGATCCGCCGCGCCCACGCTGTCCAGCCGGTGACGGCGGTCCAGAGCGAATACTCGCTCTGGTGGAGAGAGCCCGAAAAAGACGTCCTGCCCACAATGGAAGAGCTGGGGATTGGATTTGTTCCCTTCAGTCCCCTGGGCAGGGGATTCCTCACCGGAAAGATGGATGAAACAACCTCCTTCACTCCGGGCGATTTCCGCACGACCCTGCCGAGGTTCACCCCGGAGGCCATGAAGGCGAACATGGCCCTGGTCAACCTGCTTGCAACGATAGCCGCCGAGAAGGATGCGACGCCGGCGCAGATCGCCCTGGCCTGGCTTCTGGCCCGGAAGCCCTGGATCGTGCCGATTCCCGGAACCACCCGGCTCACACGCCTGGAAGAAAACATTGAGGCTGCAAACATTGAACTTACGAAGGAGGATCTGAACAGGATCGACACCTTAGCCTCCACGATCACGGTCCAGGGAGACCGCTACCCTTCCAGCCTGCAGACGATGACCAACCGGTGAACCAGGAAGGAAGAGTCACATTCCATAAATCTCTCCAGGCAACCCGCCTGCCCGATAAGGCAGGCAGGAATTGATTCGTGAGAAGACGATCCTTTGACAGTCAGCGAAATTCAGAGTCGTACGGTTTTCCTCTTTCAGGATCCAGGTAAATCCTGGCAGAATAGACAGCCCGTCTGATGATTCGTTATGTAGAGTAAAGTAGAGAACGACAGGAACGAACCAAACCAGATCAGTCGATCTTTTTGTTGAACCTCATCGCCGCCACGAAAAAGATGAGCACTCCAAGGGCGACCATGGCCGAGGCCTCGTCCCACAATTCAAGTATTCCGGATCCCTTGAGGAACAGGCCCTAAATGATGACGAAATAGTATCGCAAGGGGAGAATGTAATCTTTAATTCTTGGGTTAATTCTGGGGATAATTCTCGTGACACAACGCCTATTTCTTTCGAAAGAAACCCTGGCTCACTTCAGGGACACGTAACGGGTACATGTCCCACGTTCGCTTGGCTCTATGTGAAATGATGATTGGGGTGGGTGGCCCGCCTACCCGCTTTCGCTTGCAAAGCTTCAGCGAGGCAAGCGTTTCACAACAATTTTAGCGAAGACAATTCCGCGATACAAAAACTTGTGGAGATTATGGGATAAGTTCTGCAACTTTCTGCTGAATGGTTTGACACCGCATTGACCTGGCAGTAAACTTGATTCATGGGAAGCAATATTCCAAAAGAACCTAGGATAAATAAGTATTGTGTCCCCAGATTTACAATTGTATCTCTACCTTCTGTTACGGATTGTAACAGGGGTAATTAAGGGTATTGAAGTTGCGTCTTGAGAAGAGCCTTATTTTACAAAGGATTTTTTCAATGAGATCTCCCGGTATTAATATTGCATAAAAAATTCGCATGCATTTCAAATTGGATGGGGATTATAATGATGGTTACTGAGGAGGCACCATGAATAAACTATTGCCCATCATTTTATTGCTCATAACTACTTCGCTCATGGCTGGGTGGAAGTGGGAGAAACTGGATATTGAAGTTCCATACACAAACTTGGGGAATGCAAGTACTTATGATCCAGTACGGAAAAAAATTGTGTTGCTTAATGCGACATCTGCAAATCCTGCTGACGCATATGACATGTATCTTTTCGATGGCCGCACTTTTGAGAAAGTTTGTTCGAGACAACCAGATAGTAACTTCTCTTGCAGGTTGTACTCACCAAGTTCTCTTTATTGGGACATGAATCTGCAAGAGCTTGTGACTGGGCAACTATGTGAACAGTTCCCAAGTACGGGTTATTTGATGTCATGGTTATTAAAGGAAGATTCGATGCTCTGCTGGAAACCTTTCACATATGGAATGGGAGTGAATGTAATATTTGATCCTGTTCGCATGAAAGCAGTTTTCTTCTCCTTGAATTTGTCAGAAATATATGAATATGACGGCTCATCCGTTGCAATATATTCGACATCAGTTTCATTCTCGGATTATGCATATCTGACTTATGATGAACTAAGCAGGAAAGTTATTTATTTTGGCTATAGCACTAGTGCAAAAGTAAATCTATGCGAATGGGATGGTCAAACATTTGAGGTAGTAAATCCTAATCCTCCACAGGGATATGATATTGACAATTATTCACCTTACAGCATTGCATACTATCCCGAGCTTGGAGGTTCTGTTGCACTCTATGGAACACAAGGAGCATTACTATACAAAGATAAAAATTGGTATCCCCTTATAAAAGAAAAAACGCCGCTGGGGGGTCTCATTATTTATTACCCCCCTAATAAAAAGATGTACCTTTTCAGCTTATTTGATGGCGTGTATGTTCTGAGACGGGCTCATACGAGACCATTCGAAAGGGAATAGAAAAAAGGAGGGATTGAATGAAATCTCATCATTGGATTTGGCTGCTACTACTATGCTCTTGCTCTCTTATGGCTGATGTATCGGGAATTACTAAAATCTGGGAAAATGCTGACGTTCAGCCAATTTACAAATCAATTGATGAACTTCAAAGCTTTCCTGACACTCAAAAGTGGAATGCTCAGTTTAGATCAGTTTACGGTAACGAATGGCACATTATCATCGACATACGGAGTGGCCGTGTCGCCCATGCATATGGACCCGGAATCCCCCTCGTCCCTGGATCGATGAATGATATGCCCTTTGAAGGGGAAATATCAGAGGAAGAAATACTCAGTAAATCCTATTACTTCATATCAAAGCACGCATCACTCTTTAACATCGATGTTTCTGAGTTAATGCCGACACAAATCTATCCTGTGGATGACAGATGGTTCGTTAAGTTCGATAGAGTTTACAACTCCATCCCAGTAAAAGGAAGCTATTTCTTCTTGAATATAGCCCATGGAAACATAATCAGCTTTGGAACTGCAAGGTGGGGAGATGTGGATATTGCTCTGACTCCAACTCTTCAATCATCCGATGCGACGGTGCATGTTTCAGAATACTTTGAGCAGCATAACTACTATTATGACTTCATTGGAGTTAGTGATACGCCATATCTAATACCTCAATCAAAGAACGGGGATACATCCACCACCTTTAGTAACTCAATTGGTGCTGGATACGATTACATTTTAGTATGGAGGGTGGACATTCAGTCAGAACTTGAGGGTGCATACCGGGTGTACGTCGATGCACATTCCGGCGAAATAAAAAGTGCGATGCCTATTGAATCGAGTAGTACTGTTGGCCGAGCAACAGTCCGAGGTGGAATATTCGATCATCCACATAATTACAAGGAACAAGTATTAATTCCAAACACCAACATTATTAAGCGATATAATTGCTACACATCAGCAGATAACTACGGAGAATGTTGTGCAACGGATATCCCACAAGAGATCCAAATAAATGGATATGAAAATCCAACTGCCACCACATATAGTACTGTTAATGATTTGTATTGCACGATACAGGCTGGATTTTTTCAATATTCTTCATCTGATCCAGATATCGACGAAGGATTTCAAACCCGTCTAAAAGGCCCATATGTATTTATTGAGCAACAAGCATTTATAAGCAGCTCATTGGAATGTTCTCATATTCAATCTGAGACAGGTGATCGAGCTTGTCCTTGCCAATATGATTGTAATGGTTCGCTGAGTTATCCAAGGAATTATAACTATGTTTGTTCAAATCCAGTCTCAGATCCAATAGTCAAAGATGTCCTGTTTTATAGCAGTGAAGGTGATAATAGCTGTAACTGGACACCCAACAATATTGTTATTTATGAGGATGATTCAGATGATGCAGCATATTATCTCCCGACCGATGGTCCATACTGTGGAGATAATCCAGCCGCAATTACATCATTTTGGCATGGCTCCTATTTTAAAACATTTTGGCGATCAGAAATGTACAGACAGCACAGGCGTCCATTTGATTATGCTAAGAGAGCAATTACAAACTGTTCAAGCCCTATAGGATCTGACAAGAGTCTACTTGAATGGTTAACATTGCCAACAAAAATCCAAGTCAATATAAAAGTATGCGGTATTGGAACATCTGGCAACGAAGATGGTGGCTTTTTTATCCCAGATGATGAGTCAAACCCTAATGAGAATAATGAAACACTATGCCTCACAAGAGGAAAATACCAAAATAACGCTGGTGAAATCCCAGGTTTGATCTATCATGAATTTGGACATGGCTTAGACATACATGATCCAATAGACCCATACGATGAAGCTGTTAGCCAACATTCTTCGGAAGATTATGCCGATATAGTTGCAGCAATAATGACTAGAGACTCATGCATAGCTGATGGCATCGCAAATGAAAAATGTGACGGCTTCGGTAACCCATGTTCTTATTGTTTCGGTATACGTGACATCGATCCTGCTATGCACGATAATTCGACTGTAGTGTATACGCCAGATGAATTTATTAAAAACTTCTGTGAATTTGTAGATCTTCCACCGTTCGGCCCTTGTGGCAAACAAGGGCATTGTGAATCCCAAATCTCCACAATGGCCCTATGGGATTTCTTTAAAGAACTGACAGATGACGATAATGATGATGCATCTCATATGAGCGAAGACGATGCATGGAATTTAATAGAACGACTATTCGCCAGGGCTATTCCAGGACTAGGACCAACATTCTTTGCCTGTAATTCAACAAGTTACGATTCTGACGGTTGTGATCCTTGGTCACTTTTTATGCGGTTATTATTTGTGGATGAAGATAGTGATGAGGATATTTCAAATGGCACATACCATAGTGATGCTTTATTCAATGCATTCAATGTACATGAAATTGCTTGTGCAGGTGTATTCAATAATAATAATCCACCAGC contains:
- a CDS encoding aldo/keto reductase; translation: MQKRTLGKSGLKVSALGLGCMGMSFGYGPPADRKEMISLIHKALDRGITFFDTAEVYGPFTNEELVGEALESHHGKVVIATKFGFRLDPDGGPKWVGLDSRPAHIREVAEGSLRRLRVEAIDLFYQHRVDPEVPIEEVAGTVKDLIEEGKVKHFGLSEAGPETIRRAHAVQPVTAVQSEYSLWWREPEKDVLPTMEELGIGFVPFSPLGRGFLTGKMDETTSFTPGDFRTTLPRFTPEAMKANMALVNLLATIAAEKDATPAQIALAWLLARKPWIVPIPGTTRLTRLEENIEAANIELTKEDLNRIDTLASTITVQGDRYPSSLQTMTNR
- a CDS encoding FG-GAP-like repeat-containing protein — translated: MKQSILLALLSILSIPLLSSGLYAGETPTSLSGISLSQSNESLDTWWNEVQGNLSEEEYSISWQEETSLPESPGIWQAPNRAQNLRVFFSNRGYQIVPREETPPSWMWGLSIETWGRVSSVRPVEGENAEVRGNSITCFHRDLRETFQNTPEGIQHRISIPVQPDRPSLDGDNLVINFSVVGTLHPEIQERSRTVELSIPGGKAVLRYTITGVTDSAGISLPAYLEGRTEHGTPILRLVVMDQDAEYPIEIDGLTNTSVWSVSGVNPNEWLGYSVKVAGDVNGDGYDDVIVGIPQQNSCRGKVNVYYGSPSGLSTSPNWTTTGAMVDAYYGFSVSTAGDVNGDGYSDVIIGSAEYSNGQSREGAAYVFHGSSSGLATTPAWMKESNIADAYYGFSVSTAGDINGDGYGDVIVGAPRVTDSTQWQGQVWVYHGSSSGLSTTPAWTKMGGSYMVQYGYSVSTAGDVNGDGYGDVVIGGPFYDYDPLYSRGRAYFYRGSSSGLESSASWYIEGYHLHGEVGFSVSTAGDVNGDGYADLLIGIRNHGFHGVAEVYFGSSSGPSSSPSWSYSYGNSSSLGTSVSTAGDINGDGYADIIVGDPTYDGWNGRTYVFTGSATGPSSNPSWIKISNEGYGYFGFSVSTAGDTNGDGFSEIIIGAYGWNTSEYGDEGMAFVYNGGSNGLSTQPQWEQNGANVFSLFGFSVSDAGDVNGDGYGDVLVGAPEYDNGEANEGRALLYQGTSSGLSTTYSWSGEGNQENARFGYSVSGAGDTNGDGYGDVVIGAPGYSSEGSETGRVFIYNGTSSGLVSAPTLAIDGSSPDAMFGYSVSEAGDVNGDGMGDILVGSPYYDGGLTQRGLVQAYAGSANGVSSTPLWSSIGENSFAYFGISVTGAGDVNGDGYSDVLIGSSGFSGGEVSEGKAYLYQGSVSGPSSAPAWTQESNQADARFGISVSRAGDVNGDGFGDILIGADHYENGQSGEGRAFAYYGSALGLSGSPAWTKESNLVNGMFGQSVSTAGDVNGDGYSDVLIGIPGYTNIETGEGKAELYLGSSLGLGSTAAWSIESNQQDAGLGSAVSLAGDVNGDGYSDILVGVPWFDDTLQDEGRAGVYYGNCCSSKPLRPRQYRSDNTASVAVLGASDGINSFRLLTLGRSPFGRGRLKLEWDVKPFGTPLDASTADRAPSWTGSGVSGTTLNQTVSGLTENTLYHWRTRVLYHRATYPYQAHGPWMTIPMNGREEADIRLIIDTDGDSVPDSADNCPDDFNPYQEDGDRDGIGDACAVTNVSIDKTDLDDPVILGDPLTYLLTVSNLGPLQANHVTLTDFLPSDFLQTWTDDDISIDEFGGGAGDQVQWDYGNGWIELPENSDTERQLLEDAIPSGWIDMTGNVLLYHMENDWSDSSGQGHSGTAVGGTIFTSSSQVGTGAGLFDGVDDRVDCSYFDIGNTFTIALWVDIENTGKEQALVGKHDAAGGNQVLMGLYNGGYHVRIRTETYEDGAIQSGWQYLAVVGNQQGSSTNVTFYRNGIPLWTHTLASTVGDISGGLAWTLGQDWDSGPATSDFFDGSMDELAIWSRALSLAEIQEIFRRQAPLYGSFWSTIKDIQQDVTLHDLAWVPSQPAYKELPDNEETETGYPRGNLDMTGNTLLFHLNEASGNIGDSSGNGHVGIPRNGVTYGAEGKLNRALQFNGTTSYVETEYAADLNPSQFTLSLWAMVTGGAGTYRSILTSRGTYEGYMLYAGTDDAWSAWIGNGSGWVQVKGSPVMENRWTHLGVTYDGTTLRFFQDGVQVNQATSAFDPNPSYPLRIGAGATEGAPQFYLPGLVDEVALFSHALSPDEMTTLYERGALRLKVQVRACDDPNCIGDKFVGPDGTKDTWYTEQDNTALNPPKFALTGLSPSRYFQYLVRFERDAMGASPELEEVSFRATAGSVIPDQGSCSGVDPLTCDLGSIPSGGSVQVTVTVLPSSTGTISNSAAVSIGEIDSLLTNNTDSEETLVLSPDGDSDNDGVLNGEDCSPLDDQVWHIPQYAVDDLLALGNEPTVFSWTEPEATGCTAPTYDLIRSTSPDDFSGASCKESSISITTGQDEDPAPGPGITYFYLIRVENPCGETLGKDSTDTPRTGIACP